From the Hyphomicrobium sp. ghe19 genome, one window contains:
- a CDS encoding creatininase family protein, protein MQWSMRTWTELPNDLAESQQLAILPIGATEQHGPHLTTGMDTVISDRLCLAVAEKTNVPMLPTIPYGCSLGHSRRWPGTIALQPMTLITLVKEIGDWAYYSGVRRLIIVNGHVTNAAPLRCALEMLRAEHDDLMVAVVNTAQISERVSKAHCADAQDWHANRAETALMLSVAPDTVRPHAIQDADDADRTVDLVFSHPVNRTSTNGVTGMPSLATREEGDELFAWMVEDLADIVEKAKRENAPLPHSYFSS, encoded by the coding sequence ATGCAATGGTCAATGCGCACCTGGACGGAGCTTCCGAACGATCTGGCGGAATCGCAGCAGTTAGCAATCTTGCCGATAGGCGCAACGGAGCAGCATGGGCCGCATCTGACGACAGGAATGGACACCGTAATTTCGGACCGGCTCTGTCTTGCTGTCGCTGAGAAAACAAATGTCCCGATGCTGCCTACAATTCCCTACGGATGTTCGCTGGGTCACAGCCGTCGATGGCCTGGTACTATTGCGCTTCAGCCAATGACGCTCATCACGCTCGTGAAAGAAATCGGAGATTGGGCGTACTATAGTGGTGTAAGGCGTCTCATCATCGTCAACGGTCATGTCACGAACGCCGCGCCTTTGCGATGCGCGCTCGAGATGCTGCGAGCCGAGCACGATGATCTCATGGTTGCGGTGGTGAATACCGCGCAGATCAGCGAGAGAGTAAGCAAAGCCCATTGCGCGGATGCTCAGGATTGGCACGCAAACCGCGCTGAGACGGCTTTGATGCTCTCAGTCGCTCCGGATACCGTGAGGCCACATGCAATCCAAGATGCGGACGATGCTGATAGGACGGTGGACCTCGTCTTTTCTCATCCGGTCAACCGGACAAGCACAAACGGAGTGACCGGGATGCCCAGCCTTGCCACACGCGAGGAAGGGGATGAGTTGTTCGCGTGGATGGTCGAGGACCTCGCGGACATCGTGGAAAAGGCCAAGCGCGAAAATGCGCCTTTGCCTCATTCATATTTTTCGAGCTGA
- a CDS encoding ABC-F family ATP-binding cassette domain-containing protein, which produces MPASVVLSDVTYSAPDGRQLLSDANLSFATEKTGLIGRNGVGKTTLLRLISSELSPKSGAISVRGGLGVLRQVVQNDLDLTIADLFAAADALAVIHRAEIGQSAPEELADVDWALPVRIATALGRFGLDVSLDTPLAILSGGQRTRARLAALIFEGPEFLLLDEPTNNLDRAGRLAVLDLLAGWRGGAIVVSHDRELLEAMDAIVELSSLGARRYGGNWTVYSELKAAELDATRHDLADAEKRLAQVSRATQLAAERKVRKDKAGKKAIEKGGMPRIAMGAWKDRSEGTGGNDARAAQIRRVEALDAVATARSHIETVDPLTIALPSTGLPLGKLVIEIDGVTAGYEPDRPIIRNLSFTVSGPERVAITGLNGSGKTTVLKIVTGAMKPCSGAVRVMVDFAVLDQSVSLLDPSKSILDNFRTINPQSDENACRAALARFMFRADTALQRVSSLSSGQLLRTGLACVLGASTPPQLLILDEPTNHLDLQCIEAVEVGLRAYDGALLVVSHDERFLESIGISRRVELE; this is translated from the coding sequence GTGCCCGCATCAGTCGTACTGTCCGACGTCACGTACTCCGCGCCTGACGGGCGCCAACTTTTATCCGATGCCAACCTAAGTTTCGCCACCGAAAAGACTGGGCTCATCGGCCGCAACGGCGTTGGGAAAACCACGCTGCTCAGGTTGATCTCGAGTGAGCTCTCACCGAAGTCGGGAGCTATATCGGTGAGGGGTGGGCTCGGCGTTCTGCGCCAGGTCGTACAAAACGATCTTGACCTAACGATCGCGGATCTGTTTGCAGCGGCGGACGCTTTGGCGGTGATCCATCGCGCAGAGATCGGCCAATCTGCGCCCGAGGAACTTGCGGATGTCGACTGGGCGCTTCCAGTGCGGATCGCCACCGCGCTTGGCCGCTTTGGCCTAGATGTTTCTCTCGATACGCCACTGGCAATCCTTTCCGGAGGTCAGCGCACACGCGCGCGCCTAGCGGCTCTCATCTTTGAAGGGCCGGAATTTTTGTTGCTCGATGAACCCACCAACAACCTCGATAGGGCTGGCCGCTTGGCCGTCCTTGACTTGCTTGCGGGCTGGCGAGGCGGCGCAATCGTCGTCAGCCATGACAGAGAGCTATTGGAGGCCATGGATGCAATCGTCGAGCTCTCATCTCTCGGCGCCCGCCGCTACGGCGGCAACTGGACGGTTTACAGCGAACTCAAGGCAGCCGAGCTGGATGCCACAAGACACGATCTAGCGGACGCAGAGAAGCGCCTCGCGCAAGTGTCCCGCGCGACGCAACTCGCGGCGGAGCGCAAGGTGCGAAAGGACAAGGCGGGAAAGAAGGCGATAGAGAAAGGCGGTATGCCACGCATTGCAATGGGCGCGTGGAAAGATCGCAGCGAGGGAACTGGTGGGAACGACGCTCGCGCCGCACAGATCCGGCGCGTAGAGGCTCTTGACGCTGTCGCGACCGCCCGCAGTCACATTGAGACTGTCGATCCATTGACCATCGCGCTGCCATCAACAGGCTTGCCGCTTGGCAAGTTGGTCATCGAGATCGACGGGGTTACTGCTGGCTACGAGCCGGACCGGCCCATTATCCGTAATCTATCTTTCACGGTATCCGGGCCGGAGCGCGTCGCCATCACAGGTCTCAACGGATCAGGAAAGACGACGGTTCTGAAAATTGTCACCGGGGCGATGAAGCCATGCTCCGGGGCCGTGCGCGTCATGGTCGATTTTGCCGTTCTCGATCAAAGTGTGAGTCTTCTTGATCCATCAAAGTCAATTCTCGACAATTTTCGCACTATCAACCCTCAATCTGATGAGAACGCCTGCAGGGCGGCACTCGCGCGCTTCATGTTTCGAGCCGACACTGCATTGCAACGTGTATCATCTCTAAGCAGCGGGCAGCTGCTGCGAACTGGCCTTGCCTGCGTGCTTGGTGCATCAACGCCGCCCCAACTTCTCATCCTCGACGAGCCGACAAACCACCTCGACCTACAGTGTATCGAAGCGGTGGAAGTTGGTTTGCGTGCCTATGACGGCGCCCTTCTCGTCGTCAGCCACGACGAACGGTTCCTGGAATCGATCGGCATTTCGCGTAGGGTGGAACTCGAGTGA
- a CDS encoding glutaminase produces the protein MLSIQRLIEDIHSQLKPEFGSGKVADYIPELAKVDPHKFGIAVETIDGASFFVGDAEDAFSIQSISKVFGLTLALGKHGDALWRRVGREPSGGSFNSIVQLESENGVPRNPFINAGAIVISDAILAGHRPREAIGQILRFVRYVAEDEAIVVDAAVARSEQRTGFRNMALANYMKSFGNLAHDAELTLGVYFHQCAIAMTCRQLAKAGLFLANGGRMRSGHSIIPRERARRICALMLTCGHYDASGDFAFRVGLPAKSGVGGGILAVAPGLASIAVWSPGLDRHGNSQLGTRALQALAERAGWSIFD, from the coding sequence ATGCTTAGCATACAACGGCTTATTGAAGATATCCACTCGCAGCTCAAGCCGGAATTCGGATCGGGAAAGGTCGCCGACTATATTCCCGAGTTGGCGAAGGTTGATCCCCACAAATTCGGAATTGCGGTAGAGACCATCGATGGGGCGTCGTTCTTTGTCGGGGATGCGGAAGATGCGTTTTCGATCCAGAGCATCTCGAAAGTGTTTGGTCTCACGCTTGCTCTCGGCAAGCACGGAGATGCGCTCTGGCGAAGGGTTGGACGGGAGCCGTCCGGGGGAAGTTTCAATTCGATCGTCCAGCTCGAAAGCGAAAATGGGGTCCCTCGAAATCCATTCATCAACGCCGGAGCCATCGTCATTAGCGATGCGATTCTCGCGGGGCATCGCCCCAGGGAAGCAATCGGACAGATTCTGCGGTTTGTTCGTTATGTCGCCGAAGACGAGGCAATTGTTGTCGATGCCGCTGTTGCGCGTTCAGAGCAAAGAACAGGCTTCCGCAATATGGCCCTCGCCAATTATATGAAGTCATTCGGAAATCTTGCGCATGATGCCGAACTCACCCTCGGTGTCTACTTTCATCAATGCGCCATCGCAATGACTTGCCGCCAGCTCGCAAAGGCCGGCCTGTTCCTTGCCAATGGAGGACGGATGCGAAGTGGGCACTCCATAATCCCACGAGAGCGAGCACGGCGCATTTGTGCATTGATGCTTACGTGTGGACATTACGATGCTTCAGGCGATTTCGCATTTCGTGTGGGTTTACCCGCGAAAAGCGGGGTCGGAGGCGGCATTCTAGCCGTTGCTCCAGGCCTTGCGTCCATCGCCGTCTGGTCACCCGGCTTGGATCGACACGGCAATTCCCAACTCGGAACCCGGGCGCTCCAAGCACTCGCGGAACGTGCCGGCTGGTCTATCTTCGACTAA
- a CDS encoding TetR/AcrR family transcriptional regulator encodes MVARTRAKPTRNEVSQSEGHAKRQKILAAALSLFSTRDYSAITIKDIAKLAEVPTSLLYYYFEDKEALFRAALEEAVCAAMRNYEEVASKHSEPVDLINDWFQMHVELAEDVRRVVKILMDYSSSQSQSQLVDDVVRKFYDVEIQILTKAVRQGQRARLFNDISPQAAAEFASTHLDGIMVRSIIQPRLNIQAAVNTFRKAFWAFVGYEK; translated from the coding sequence ATGGTCGCAAGAACAAGGGCTAAGCCAACGCGCAACGAGGTGTCGCAAAGCGAGGGACATGCCAAGCGCCAGAAAATATTGGCGGCTGCTTTGAGTTTGTTTTCGACGAGGGATTATTCCGCGATCACGATCAAAGACATCGCAAAGCTTGCGGAAGTTCCGACCTCCCTCCTGTACTACTACTTTGAGGACAAGGAGGCCCTGTTCCGCGCGGCGCTTGAAGAAGCCGTTTGCGCGGCCATGCGCAACTACGAAGAAGTGGCAAGTAAGCACTCCGAACCTGTCGATTTGATCAACGACTGGTTCCAGATGCATGTCGAGCTGGCTGAGGACGTGCGCCGCGTCGTCAAAATTCTGATGGACTATTCCAGTTCCCAATCGCAAAGCCAGCTCGTGGACGACGTGGTCAGGAAGTTCTACGACGTTGAAATTCAAATCTTGACAAAGGCGGTCCGTCAGGGACAGCGCGCCCGATTGTTCAACGATATTTCTCCCCAGGCCGCCGCCGAATTCGCATCGACCCACCTCGACGGCATCATGGTTCGTTCGATCATCCAGCCTCGTCTTAATATTCAAGCGGCGGTCAACACCTTCCGCAAAGCGTTCTGGGCATTTGTCGGGTACGAAAAGTAA
- a CDS encoding APC family permease → MTDTTLSPASNQTVSEKGTHSLVRTLNWTHAFWFAAGTPALVLFSVGAIAATAGNISPLVWTISILFGFIQAFTYAEISSMYPHKSGGASVYGALAWVRYGKMLGPISVWSNWFSWSPVLAIGTGLGAGYILNLFFPATHWIQTWQITLVNLDFLKEGLSLRINSVFILGWLLVLAVFLVQHRGVLKAANLQKFLAIVALAPLLLIGLVPIFSGSISLSNYQPFVPLAHDAAGNAVAGSWDMAGWTVFAGALFIAAWSTYAFETAVCYTREFRNPGTDTPRSLLAAGLLCVVVFSLVPLAFQGALGLDGMLDPGIYSGMGVADAMSGMIGGGPIVQKILVVMLILALLLTVSMSMAGSARTLYQGSIDGWLPRYLGRVNHHGAPVAAMWTDLCFNMLLLMMSDYVFLLAIANVNYMIFNFLNLQSGWLHRIDRPDMPRPYRAATSIIATGAVLGFVNLLLLGMGANIWGSGTLAAGFAVALMILPVFAYRHFVVDGGKFPEQTFQDFAGINESDVKTRAGILPYLTLLAGVAVVAFGYYIAVY, encoded by the coding sequence ATGACTGACACTACGCTGTCGCCTGCATCGAACCAAACAGTGAGTGAGAAAGGCACACACTCACTTGTTAGAACACTTAACTGGACTCACGCGTTTTGGTTTGCAGCAGGTACGCCTGCCCTTGTGCTGTTTTCGGTGGGAGCCATCGCGGCGACAGCCGGAAATATCTCCCCACTCGTCTGGACGATTTCTATTCTCTTCGGCTTTATCCAAGCCTTCACTTATGCAGAAATATCGTCGATGTATCCGCATAAGTCTGGCGGAGCCTCCGTGTACGGCGCACTCGCGTGGGTTCGCTACGGAAAAATGCTCGGACCGATTTCCGTCTGGTCGAACTGGTTTTCCTGGTCCCCGGTGCTCGCCATTGGAACAGGATTGGGAGCGGGATACATCCTCAACCTGTTTTTCCCGGCCACTCACTGGATTCAAACGTGGCAGATCACGTTGGTCAATCTCGACTTTTTGAAAGAGGGGTTGAGCCTCCGGATCAATTCCGTTTTCATTTTGGGATGGCTGCTGGTCCTAGCGGTGTTTCTCGTTCAACATCGCGGAGTCTTGAAGGCCGCCAATCTTCAGAAGTTCCTGGCGATTGTCGCGCTTGCCCCGTTGTTGCTCATCGGTCTTGTGCCGATTTTTTCCGGGAGCATTTCGCTTAGTAACTATCAGCCATTCGTACCGCTTGCGCATGATGCCGCCGGCAATGCAGTCGCTGGCTCCTGGGATATGGCGGGTTGGACGGTTTTCGCGGGAGCACTCTTCATCGCGGCGTGGTCGACGTACGCCTTCGAAACAGCGGTCTGCTACACGCGTGAGTTTCGCAATCCCGGAACTGACACGCCGCGGTCCCTGCTCGCGGCAGGTCTTCTATGCGTCGTCGTTTTTTCGCTGGTGCCGTTGGCGTTCCAAGGGGCCCTTGGGCTCGATGGAATGCTCGATCCCGGAATCTACAGCGGAATGGGCGTAGCAGACGCGATGTCTGGCATGATCGGCGGAGGACCGATTGTGCAGAAGATCCTCGTCGTCATGCTCATCTTGGCATTGTTGCTGACTGTAAGCATGTCGATGGCGGGCTCCGCGCGGACTTTATATCAGGGGTCGATCGATGGTTGGCTTCCCCGGTATCTTGGCCGCGTGAATCATCACGGTGCGCCCGTCGCTGCGATGTGGACGGATCTATGCTTCAACATGTTGCTGCTGATGATGTCGGACTATGTATTCTTGTTGGCGATCGCCAACGTGAATTACATGATCTTCAACTTCCTGAACCTTCAATCAGGCTGGCTTCATCGCATCGATAGGCCGGACATGCCTCGTCCCTATCGGGCCGCCACGTCGATCATTGCCACAGGCGCCGTCCTCGGCTTCGTGAACCTTCTCTTGCTCGGGATGGGCGCGAATATCTGGGGTTCTGGCACATTGGCGGCAGGCTTCGCCGTTGCACTCATGATCCTGCCGGTCTTCGCGTACCGACACTTCGTGGTCGATGGCGGCAAATTCCCAGAGCAAACGTTCCAGGATTTTGCGGGCATCAATGAATCGGACGTGAAAACGCGCGCCGGAATTCTACCGTACTTGACGCTCCTTGCCGGCGTGGCAGTCGTGGCGTTCGGCTACTACATCGCGGTCTACTGA
- the glnT gene encoding type III glutamate--ammonia ligase, producing MTTDKASSVATLKKKLESGGVKYMMPTYVDMHGVSKTKVVPLPHIEDMVDGSELCTGAALDGVPQDVSDEEVSSHPDIRSATVLPWDKEVAWFASDLWCGGKPFEPCSRNILQRTLAMADEMGYGVNLGIEAEFFVLRDDEQQGFSPISTRHHLAKPAYDVSRFLDNRGWLFELVGAMNDLGWDVYSMDHEDGIGQFEIDFRHADALSMSDRYVFFRLMAHEIARKHGGFATFMPKPYADRAGSGAHFNMSLTDKKSGKNLFASADDPRGCKLGKLGYHFIAGILKHLPAICAVVAPTVNSYKRLVTKGSMSGFTWAPVFLCYGNNNRTNTVRIPKSGGRVELRVADSACNPYLGAAMTIRAGLEGVRDQLDPGEPHLDNMYLKTPEELVAMGIKQLPGSLSEAVDAFEADPLSKEVMGDAMFKSWVEFKRDEWHAYSNQVTKWELDRYLKFY from the coding sequence ATGACAACGGATAAGGCGAGTTCAGTGGCGACGCTGAAAAAGAAGCTCGAAAGCGGTGGCGTGAAGTACATGATGCCCACCTATGTCGACATGCACGGCGTTTCGAAGACGAAGGTCGTCCCGCTCCCGCACATCGAAGATATGGTCGATGGGTCGGAGCTATGTACTGGCGCCGCTCTTGATGGTGTGCCGCAGGATGTCAGCGACGAAGAAGTCTCCTCGCATCCCGATATTCGCTCTGCAACCGTTCTTCCTTGGGACAAGGAAGTCGCTTGGTTCGCGAGTGATCTGTGGTGCGGCGGAAAGCCATTCGAACCCTGCAGCCGCAATATTCTGCAGAGAACCTTGGCGATGGCCGACGAGATGGGCTACGGAGTGAACCTCGGTATCGAAGCGGAGTTTTTCGTCCTTCGCGACGACGAGCAGCAAGGTTTCAGTCCCATTTCGACTAGGCACCATCTCGCCAAGCCCGCCTACGACGTCTCGAGATTTCTCGACAATCGCGGATGGCTCTTCGAGCTGGTGGGTGCGATGAATGATCTGGGGTGGGATGTCTACTCCATGGATCACGAGGACGGCATCGGCCAATTCGAAATAGATTTCCGCCACGCCGACGCGCTCTCGATGTCCGATCGATATGTCTTCTTCCGATTGATGGCTCACGAGATCGCCCGGAAACACGGTGGGTTCGCGACCTTTATGCCCAAGCCTTACGCGGACCGCGCGGGCAGCGGCGCGCACTTCAATATGTCCCTAACCGATAAGAAGAGTGGCAAGAACCTGTTCGCATCGGCAGACGATCCACGCGGGTGCAAGCTGGGCAAGCTTGGCTACCACTTCATAGCGGGCATCCTGAAGCACCTCCCCGCGATCTGTGCGGTGGTGGCGCCAACTGTGAATAGCTACAAGCGTCTCGTCACGAAGGGAAGCATGTCCGGCTTCACGTGGGCGCCTGTATTCCTCTGCTACGGAAATAACAATCGGACCAACACGGTCCGCATTCCGAAGAGCGGAGGGCGCGTCGAACTGCGAGTAGCCGATAGTGCGTGCAATCCATATTTGGGTGCCGCCATGACGATCCGGGCGGGCCTCGAAGGCGTGCGAGACCAGCTCGACCCAGGTGAGCCGCATCTGGATAACATGTATCTCAAGACACCTGAAGAACTGGTGGCCATGGGCATCAAGCAACTGCCTGGCTCGCTTTCTGAGGCAGTCGATGCATTTGAAGCGGACCCGCTGTCGAAGGAGGTGATGGGTGATGCCATGTTCAAGTCGTGGGTGGAATTCAAGCGCGACGAGTGGCACGCCTATAGCAATCAAGTCACGAAGTGGGAGTTGGATCGGTATCTGAAATTCTACTGA
- a CDS encoding FAD/NAD(P)-binding protein produces MNAEVRRPTVVIVGGGFSGAAVAYHLAQLGAPIKIIIFEPRALLGAGLAYGGSDPNHRINVPAAKMSLIPGDEGHFLRWINETGAILDDPDAIADDGSAFPQRSVFGRYVNEQLRPSLEAGAVEHVREAVTQIKKQGRRWTVQSANTSVHADFAVIATTHPEPRLPSPLLSILESDPRLIVDATAPQALAGVKRNERLLIVGTGLTMADIVATLDAQGHYGKITAISRRGLRSKTHAKTARDPFGDFSNPLPQSASELLQRVRETVSRAAAQDIPWQSVIDSLRVHAPRFWPALPVAERRRIVRHLRVFWDVHRFRIAPQPEAIIQKRVDAGVLQFVAASIENLEASASELDVVLRISKSQRRLTRTVDRIILATGPNHGAILSSQPFLKGLSDDGFLCADPLGLGIACDAQGRSLNIHGNSDETLWIAGPLARAAVGELMGMPQIAEFAARVANNVFEAAREYA; encoded by the coding sequence ATGAACGCGGAAGTGCGGCGGCCGACCGTCGTAATCGTCGGCGGTGGCTTTAGCGGCGCGGCGGTCGCCTATCATCTGGCGCAGCTCGGCGCACCGATCAAAATCATCATCTTCGAGCCGCGCGCTCTTCTCGGCGCGGGCCTCGCGTATGGTGGGAGTGATCCCAACCACCGCATCAACGTGCCGGCCGCCAAAATGAGCCTCATTCCTGGAGATGAGGGACACTTTTTACGCTGGATCAACGAGACGGGGGCGATCTTAGATGATCCGGATGCCATTGCTGACGACGGATCAGCATTTCCCCAGCGATCGGTTTTCGGACGCTACGTGAACGAACAACTTCGTCCGTCCCTCGAGGCGGGAGCCGTCGAGCATGTCCGGGAAGCCGTCACCCAGATCAAGAAGCAGGGACGCCGCTGGACGGTACAAAGCGCCAATACATCGGTGCATGCGGACTTTGCGGTCATCGCCACCACGCATCCCGAACCGCGCCTTCCCTCGCCTCTTCTGAGCATACTTGAAAGCGACCCGAGATTGATTGTTGATGCGACGGCTCCGCAGGCGCTCGCAGGCGTGAAGAGGAACGAACGCCTGCTGATCGTCGGCACGGGACTAACAATGGCCGATATCGTGGCCACGCTCGACGCTCAAGGACACTACGGAAAAATAACTGCGATCTCCCGCCGCGGGCTTCGTTCGAAGACGCACGCCAAGACCGCACGGGATCCTTTTGGCGATTTTTCCAATCCTTTACCGCAAAGTGCCTCCGAGCTATTGCAGCGAGTACGGGAAACCGTCAGCCGTGCCGCCGCTCAAGACATACCGTGGCAGTCTGTCATCGATTCGCTACGTGTCCATGCCCCTCGTTTTTGGCCCGCGTTGCCGGTTGCCGAACGACGCCGGATTGTTCGCCATCTCCGGGTCTTTTGGGATGTTCACCGTTTCCGCATCGCGCCCCAACCGGAAGCCATCATTCAGAAGCGCGTCGATGCGGGTGTTCTGCAATTTGTTGCTGCCTCGATAGAAAATCTAGAAGCCTCGGCTAGCGAACTGGACGTCGTGCTCCGCATTTCGAAATCACAGCGGAGGCTCACTCGCACCGTCGATCGCATTATCCTTGCGACCGGCCCCAACCATGGGGCGATCCTTTCAAGTCAACCATTTTTGAAGGGTTTGTCGGACGACGGCTTCTTGTGCGCCGATCCTCTTGGACTCGGGATCGCGTGCGACGCTCAGGGACGGAGCTTAAATATCCACGGCAATTCGGATGAGACGCTTTGGATAGCCGGACCTCTTGCTCGCGCAGCGGTCGGCGAACTTATGGGAATGCCGCAAATCGCCGAGTTTGCTGCGCGCGTTGCCAATAATGTGTTCGAAGCCGCGCGCGAATACGCATGA